Below is a genomic region from Mucilaginibacter auburnensis.
TCGGCTAACAGAATTCTTTTTTTGGTTTGCATTGTGAGTGTATTTATGCAGTAAAATTTTCTTAACGTCATGCCGAGCCTTTTTCGGCATCTCATACACTAATCGCTTCTACCTTTCCGGTGAGGTGCTGAAATATGTTCAGCATGACATTCAATATTCAAACCCTCCTCATCAATAATCGTGCAGAGTTACCAAAAATAGCATTTATCCCTGCAATCCCATTGTCATATCTACCCGAATGTAACCTCAAAAATACTTCCTACAGGGCGATTATCCTTCACCTTTATACTGGCCTCATGCCGGTCAAGTACCTGTTTTACTATATACAAGCCTAAACCCGTACCTTTTGTATTGCGCGTATCTTCACTTCCCACGCGATAAAACCTGTCAAAAATTCTGCTTTTTTCCGGATCGGCTATGCCAATGCCATGATCTGCCACCTGGAAATGTATTCTACCATCCTTAGCAAACAGTTTTACCACAACCGTTTCGCAAGGTTTAGAGTATTTAATTGCATTCTCTATCAGGTTAGTAACTACTGATGTTAGCGCAAACTTATCGCCTGTAATTTCAATCTTTGGTTCTATTTCGGCGTCAATAATTTGCTGATTGCCGTCGCATTTGGTTATCTGTAAACGGTTAACAATGCTATCTACCAATACAGATAAGTTAAAATTGGCCTTAGGGAAGGTATATGAGCTGTTCTCAATTTTGGCAGCTAACAGCATATTCTCCACCATATCATCCAAACGCTCAATATCCAGTAGCGATTTATCTATAAAATCCAATATCTGGGCTTTACTGAGGTCGCGCTTTTGGATGGTTTGCAGCAGCAACTTAATTGAAGCCAACGGCGATTTTAACTCGTGTGTTACCGAAAGCAGGAAGTTCTTTTTCTGCTCTGCCAATGTACGCTCCCTGTTAAGCGATTTATGCAGGTAAAACGCTCCGGCTAAAAGCACCAGACCAAACATCATTCCTTCGCACAAAATCATCCCTAAACGCTCGGGCTGCATCTTAACCAGCATATAACCCCACCACAGCACCTCTGCCGCGGCGTAAATTATAACAGCGTAAAATATCACTAATGGTCTCTTCATACCCCCTAACCCCCTGAAGGGGGAATTTATTTTTTAAATACCAGATCTAAACTATCAAATATAGCTCTTTTTGTTTTTTCCAGATCAATCTTATTATGAGCTGCTGATATAAAACCAACCTCATATCCAGACGGGCCCAGGTATATGCCACGGTTAATTAATTCACGGTGCATTACTTTGAATTTCTCCATGCTGGCCGGATCAATTTCCTCAGCTTTAGTAATGGCAGCCTTATCAGTAAACGCGAACCAGAAAATGGAACCAATGCTAAATACTTTGAACTTATAGCTACGCGCAGTTGCAAAACGCTGTATGGCATCAACAAACTCCTGTGTTTTATTATTCAGGTCTTTATAAAAGCCTGAGCGCAATAACTCAGTAAGTTGAGCAATACCCGCAGCCATGGCAACCGGATTGCCCGAAAGCGTGCCCGCCTGGTATACGCCACCATCAGGCGATACATGACTCATGATCTCTGCCGACGCTCCGTACATACCTACAGGCAAACCGCCACCTATAATTTTACCATAGGTAATAATATCCGGTTGTATCTGGTAATAGCCAGCAGCACCTTCAAAGCCTACGCGGAAGCCCGATATCACTTCATCAAATATTAACAAGGTACCATTTGCAGTACAAACATCCCTAAGAGTTTGCAGGTATTCTTTAGTTTGCAGCAGCAGGCCGTTGTTAGCCGGTACAGGTTCAATAATTACAGCCGCAATCTGGTCTTTAAAATCAGAAAAGGCTTTGTTTAATGCATCAACATCATTTAAGCCGATAACAATAGTTTCATCAGCAAACGCTTTTGGTACACCAGCTGATGAGGTTTCGCCAAAGGTAACCAACCCCGAGCCCGCTTTAACCAGTAATGAATCTGAGTGGCCATGGTAGCAGCCCTCAAACTTTAATATCTTATCGCGTTTAGTATAACCGCGCGCCAGCCTGATGGCCGACATAACCGCTTCTGTACCCGAGCTTACAAAACGCAGTTTTTGTATGTATTTGTTGTTTTTAAGGATGAGTTCGGCCAGTTCATTTTCCAATGCAGTAGGCGCGCCGAATGACATGCCGTTCTGCATTACCTCAATCACTTTGTCTTTAACCTTCGGATGGTTATGACCCAAAATAAGCGGTCCCCATGAGCAGCAATAGTCAATAAACTCGTTATCGTCGGCATCCCATAAACGGCAACCGTCACCTTTTTTGATAAACAACGGCGTTCCGTGAACAGATTTAAATGCCCTTACCGGCGAGTTAACTCCACCCGGAAAAAAGGTTTTGGCCTTTGCATATAGCTCTGCCGATTTCTCCCTGCTGATATCCGGTTTACCTGTGGTATTAACCGGCGCATCTTCCTCTCCCGAGAACATCTTTTTTATACTGTCTAACATTAGCCCCCCAACCCCCTAAAGGGGGAGTTTGATTTTTACAAATATTTTAAACTTACCCACCATTGTTCCCCCTTCAGGGGGTTAGGGGGCCTATAACCATTTATTCTCCAACACTTCTTTAGCGTGATAGGTCAATATAGCAGTGGCTCCTGCTCTGCGTATGCCCATCAGAACTTCGGTTACGGCGCGTTGCTCGTTTAACCAGCCATTGCGTACGGCGGCTTTAAGCATAGCGTATTCGCCGCTTACATTATACGCTGCAACCGGCAATTGCGTATTGTCTTTCAATAATTTAATTACATCCAGATAAGCCAATGCCGGTTTTACCATCAGGAAATCCGCACCTTCAGTCTCATCTAGTCTCGATTCGATCAAGGCTTCCTGCTGATTAGCTGGATTCATTTGATAGGTTTTCTTATCGCCAAACTTTGGCGCCGAATTCAAAGCATCTCTAAACGGACCATAAAACGCGCTGGCGTATTTGGCAGTGTATGACATGATGGAAACATTTTTGAAGCCATTATCATCCAGCACATTACGGATATACCCCACACGGCCATCCATCATATCGCTTGGCGCTATTATATCAGCGCCACTTTGCGCATGAGCCAAAGCCATTTTGCCTAAAACTTCCAGCGTTTCATCGTTCAATATTACACCGTCCTCAACAATACCGTCGTGCCCGTCAATACTGTATGGGTCCATTGCTACATCGGTAACTATGCAGGCCTCCGGGAAGTTTTTTCTTACCTCACGTATGGCACGTAGGTATAAGGTTTCGTCGCGGTAGCTTTCGGTAGCATATTTATCTTTTAATTCTTCACCAACATTTGGGAACAGATCAAAAGAATACAAACCCAGCTTAAGGCAGCTTTCAATCTCGCGCAGCAGGTTATCTATAGAATAACGGTACATGCCCGGCATGGAGGCAACCTCCACCTTCTGGTTATTACCCTCCACTATAAACAGCGGAAATATAAGGTTAGCCGCGCTAATGTGCGTTTCCTGCACCATTTGGCGTATCACCTCACTTTTTCTATTTCTTCTTGGTCGTTGTAACATTAGCCCCCCAACCCCCTAAAGGGGGAGTTTAATTTTTCTAATTTTATATCTATTACCCCCAAAAACTACTCCCCCTTTAGGGGGCCGGGGGGCATTCCAAACACTGCCTCAGCTAAACCAACTTCGTCCGGCGAGAAAGGGAGTTTATATTTCACGCCCATCTCATCAAATTTTTGTCCGGTTGATTTGCCTATGGCTATTACTTTTTGATAAGGATCAAGCAGGTTGTCAACAAAATAAGCGTCAACGTTTGACGGACTGGTAAATACTAACACTTCAGCTCCTGTTGGCTCTACTTCGTCTTCCAATACAGTTTCATAAATTGGGAGATCAATCACCTTCACATCGGCAGAAAGACCTTTTTGTATTGTTCTTAAAGATTCTTTAGCGCCCGGGAACATCACCGTATCGCCTGCTTTCACCAACTTGGCAAATTCTTCTGCTATATCAGTAGTATCATTGCCTACACCTGCATAATTGGTAAAATAACCTTTTCTACGCAACATCTCTTCAGATCCGGCTCCTACTACACCAAATTTAACATCCTTAGGTAATTGCGGCTCCAACTGAAAAAAATACTCAATTGCATTCTTACTGCTAAAAAACAGCCAGTCTACATGCTTAAATATGTATGAATCTATTTTGGTGATGATAGGCACCGTGCGTATAAGCGAACGCCCCTCAATAACTATATTATGTTTAGCCAATGCCCTGCGGAAGTAGCTTTGTTCAGAAACCTCGCGGGAGATAAACACGGTTGAAGGCATTTTCCTGTCTTTTGCAAAATAGCTGATTACCTTTTGAGCCAAACCATTGGTAGTGGCAGCTTCTATGAACAATCTGTCCGGAAATTCATCCGCCTCATCAGCTTTTGATGCAAACACCTGGAATTGTCCGTCTTCCTTGCGGCAATAAACGCCTAAAGGCAAATGACAACCACCTCCAAACATTTTTAATACGGTGCGCTCAACAGCCAGCTCTTCGGCAACATCAGGATGGTGCAGCGCCTGCAGCGTTTGGTAAAGTTCGGTGTCGTTCTCGCGTATTTGTATTGCCAAGGCACCTTGTGCAGGAGCCGGTATCAATTCGTTAGGTGTTAACTCTTCAACATGGAACTCGCTCAGGTCAATTCCTAAGCGGTGCACCCCTGCTTTGGCCAGCATAATGGCATCATAGCTTTCGTCTCGGAGTTTTTGGATGCGGGTAGGCACGTTACCACGCAATTCTTCAATCTCCAGATCAGGACGATAAGCCAGCAACTGCGCCTTACGCCTGTTAGACGAGGTACCTACTATGCCACCAAACTTTACAGAAAGCTTTTGCTTAACGTCAACACAATCTTTTAAAATAAGCAACAACTCAGAAGGGTCTTCACGCTCAGAAACTGCAGCAATAGTCAACCCCGGTGGATTTTCGGTTGGAAGATCCTTATGTGAGTGTACGGCAAGGTCAATAGTACCTGCCAATAACTCTTCTTCTAATTCTTTGGTGAAGAAGCCCTTACCTTCCAGTTTATCAAAACTCAAATTTAGGATCCGGTCGCCCTGCGTTTTAATAATTTTAAGTTCAGCTTTAACGTTGATGTTTGCCAAGCTATCTTTCACAAAGTTTGCCTGCCACAGCGCAAGTTCGCTGCCGCGTGTTCCTATAATTAATGTTCTTTCCAATTGGCTGTTTATTTGCAACCGCAAATTTAATTTTTTAATGCAGATGATTGAATATTAATTGACGATATGACTTGCGGATGAGCGGATGTGCAAATTGCAGATGTGCGGATGGGCAGATTATAAGTGCATTTATAGACAGACACACTAACTTAAATAAAAAGAGCGATAGAAAAATTCCATCGCTCTTAATTCTTGCTTCTCAACTCTTGCTTCTACCTTAATAAAGCAAATGGTCATACGGATACCTTTTGGTATGAATATCCTTCACCATGTCGTATATCAAACTCCTGAACTCATCAATATTCTCGCGTTCGGTAGCTGAAATAAATATAGCCGGACTATTGTTTTTGGCCATCCAGCTGTGTTTAAAGTCGTCAAGCTTCATTTCATGAACCTCATCTTCGCTGTGAATTTGCACGGGTTGGTAAGCATCAATTTTATTAAACACCATAATGGTTTGCTTATCCAATGCGCCCAACTCCCGTAATGTATCATTAACGGCCCGTATATGATCTTCAAAACTTGGATGGGATACATCAACCACATGAATTAAAATATCTGCCTCGCGCACTTCATCTAACGTTGATTTGAAACACTCTACCAGATCATGCGGTAACTTCCGGATGAAACCAACCGTATCTGACAATAGAAAAGGCACGTTTTCTATCACCACTTTTCTAACCGTTGTATCCAATGTTGCAAAAAGCTTGTTCTCGGCAAACACATCAGATTTTGACAGCATGTTCATAATGGTTGACTTACCAACGTTGGTATACCCAACCAATGCCACGCGTATTAGTTGATGACGGTTTTTGCGCTGCGTTTCGTTCTGCTTGTCAATCTGCTTTAATTTATCTTTAAGCAAAGTAATTTTGTTTAAGATCAACCTACGGTCAGTCTCTATCTGGCTCTCACCCGGGCCACGCATACCAATACCACCTTTCTGGCGCTCTAAGTGCGTCCATAACCGGGTAAGGCGTGGCAACAAGTATTGTAACTG
It encodes:
- a CDS encoding sensor histidine kinase; its protein translation is MKRPLVIFYAVIIYAAAEVLWWGYMLVKMQPERLGMILCEGMMFGLVLLAGAFYLHKSLNRERTLAEQKKNFLLSVTHELKSPLASIKLLLQTIQKRDLSKAQILDFIDKSLLDIERLDDMVENMLLAAKIENSSYTFPKANFNLSVLVDSIVNRLQITKCDGNQQIIDAEIEPKIEITGDKFALTSVVTNLIENAIKYSKPCETVVVKLFAKDGRIHFQVADHGIGIADPEKSRIFDRFYRVGSEDTRNTKGTGLGLYIVKQVLDRHEASIKVKDNRPVGSIFEVTFG
- the hemL gene encoding glutamate-1-semialdehyde 2,1-aminomutase yields the protein MLDSIKKMFSGEEDAPVNTTGKPDISREKSAELYAKAKTFFPGGVNSPVRAFKSVHGTPLFIKKGDGCRLWDADDNEFIDYCCSWGPLILGHNHPKVKDKVIEVMQNGMSFGAPTALENELAELILKNNKYIQKLRFVSSGTEAVMSAIRLARGYTKRDKILKFEGCYHGHSDSLLVKAGSGLVTFGETSSAGVPKAFADETIVIGLNDVDALNKAFSDFKDQIAAVIIEPVPANNGLLLQTKEYLQTLRDVCTANGTLLIFDEVISGFRVGFEGAAGYYQIQPDIITYGKIIGGGLPVGMYGASAEIMSHVSPDGGVYQAGTLSGNPVAMAAGIAQLTELLRSGFYKDLNNKTQEFVDAIQRFATARSYKFKVFSIGSIFWFAFTDKAAITKAEEIDPASMEKFKVMHRELINRGIYLGPSGYEVGFISAAHNKIDLEKTKRAIFDSLDLVFKK
- the hemB gene encoding porphobilinogen synthase, translated to MLQRPRRNRKSEVIRQMVQETHISAANLIFPLFIVEGNNQKVEVASMPGMYRYSIDNLLREIESCLKLGLYSFDLFPNVGEELKDKYATESYRDETLYLRAIREVRKNFPEACIVTDVAMDPYSIDGHDGIVEDGVILNDETLEVLGKMALAHAQSGADIIAPSDMMDGRVGYIRNVLDDNGFKNVSIMSYTAKYASAFYGPFRDALNSAPKFGDKKTYQMNPANQQEALIESRLDETEGADFLMVKPALAYLDVIKLLKDNTQLPVAAYNVSGEYAMLKAAVRNGWLNEQRAVTEVLMGIRRAGATAILTYHAKEVLENKWL
- the hemC gene encoding hydroxymethylbilane synthase translates to MERTLIIGTRGSELALWQANFVKDSLANINVKAELKIIKTQGDRILNLSFDKLEGKGFFTKELEEELLAGTIDLAVHSHKDLPTENPPGLTIAAVSEREDPSELLLILKDCVDVKQKLSVKFGGIVGTSSNRRKAQLLAYRPDLEIEELRGNVPTRIQKLRDESYDAIMLAKAGVHRLGIDLSEFHVEELTPNELIPAPAQGALAIQIRENDTELYQTLQALHHPDVAEELAVERTVLKMFGGGCHLPLGVYCRKEDGQFQVFASKADEADEFPDRLFIEAATTNGLAQKVISYFAKDRKMPSTVFISREVSEQSYFRRALAKHNIVIEGRSLIRTVPIITKIDSYIFKHVDWLFFSSKNAIEYFFQLEPQLPKDVKFGVVGAGSEEMLRRKGYFTNYAGVGNDTTDIAEEFAKLVKAGDTVMFPGAKESLRTIQKGLSADVKVIDLPIYETVLEDEVEPTGAEVLVFTSPSNVDAYFVDNLLDPYQKVIAIGKSTGQKFDEMGVKYKLPFSPDEVGLAEAVFGMPPGPLKGE
- the hflX gene encoding GTPase HflX; translated protein: MRKKFFDTAVKQERAVLVGVITANETEERAKEYLEELAFLVETAGAKTEKVFTQKLQKPDRATFVGSGRLEDIKAYVKAEEIDMVVFDDELTPSQLRNIENELQVKILDRNNLILDIFANRAQTAQAKTQVELAQLQYLLPRLTRLWTHLERQKGGIGMRGPGESQIETDRRLILNKITLLKDKLKQIDKQNETQRKNRHQLIRVALVGYTNVGKSTIMNMLSKSDVFAENKLFATLDTTVRKVVIENVPFLLSDTVGFIRKLPHDLVECFKSTLDEVREADILIHVVDVSHPSFEDHIRAVNDTLRELGALDKQTIMVFNKIDAYQPVQIHSEDEVHEMKLDDFKHSWMAKNNSPAIFISATERENIDEFRSLIYDMVKDIHTKRYPYDHLLY